In Chrysemys picta bellii isolate R12L10 chromosome 3, ASM1138683v2, whole genome shotgun sequence, a single genomic region encodes these proteins:
- the LOC135982288 gene encoding SRRM2 protein homolog rsr-2-like yields MQADNRKRAPAWTVREVLDLIAVWGEDSVLAELRSKRRNAKTFEKISKGMMERGHNRDSEQCRVKVKELRQAYQKTKEANGRSGSEPRTCRYYAELHAILGGAATTTPPLFVDSGSGIVSTPEDSADGVEEEEEEEDELAESTQHSLLPNSQDLFLTLTEVPSQASQASTQDSDPMEGTSAAANSSSLPPPSRRLSQIRRRKKKTRDKMFSEIMQSSRSDRAHLNEWKETVSKYRKEVSEREDRRDQREERRDQREERRDDRDERWRQEDQRMKDATLGLLRRLVEVQERLLENRLPLQPLFHPPPSPCSVSSSPRRVRTRGGRLRTPSHSTPVDSPSKRLSFF; encoded by the exons atgcaggctgataatcgaaaaagagcaccagcatggaccgtgagggaggtactggatctgatcgctgtatggggagaggattcagtgcttgcagaacttcgttctaaaagacgaaatgcaaaaacttttgaaaaaatctccaagggcatgatggagagaggccacaatagggactctgagcagtgccgcgtgaaagtcaaggagctcagacaagcctatcagaaaacaaaggaggcaaacggtcgctccgggtcagagccgcggacatgccgctactacgccgagctgcatgcaattctagggggggctgccaccactaccccacctttgttcgtggattctgggtcggggatagtctcgacgcctgaggattctgccgatggggtagaggaggaggaggaggaggaggatgagcttgcagagagcacacagcactcccttctccccaacagccaggatctttttctcaccctgactgaagtaccctcccaagcctcccaagccagtacccaagactctgaccccatggaagggacctcag cagctgcaaattcctcaagcctccctcctccatcccgaaggttatcacagataaggcgtcgtaagaagaagacgcgagacaagatgttttctgaaattatgcaatccagcaggagtgacagagctcatctgaatgagtggaaggaaacagtttcaaagtataggaaagaagtcagtgaacgtgaggacaggagggaccaacgtgaggagaggagggaccaacgtgaggagaggagagacgatcgagatgagagatggcggcaggaagaccagaggatgaaggatgcaacgctggggctgctccggcgtctggtggaggttcaggaacggctgctggaaaacagactgccgcttcagcccctgtttcaccctcccccgtccccatgttccgtatcctcctcacccagacgtgtaagaacgcggggggggaggctccgtacaccttcccattccaccccagtagacagcccaagcaaaaggctgtcatttttttaa